The following proteins come from a genomic window of Macrobrachium nipponense isolate FS-2020 chromosome 18, ASM1510439v2, whole genome shotgun sequence:
- the LOC135197274 gene encoding synaptogyrin-like isoform X2: MMEEGAYGGGKAGAPFDPLAFVQRPQVILRAVTWFFSIIVFGCISSQGWTKDAKGKETCLYNGDSNACNYGVGISVIAFMASIGFIVGEYLFEQMSSVKTRKRYVMGDMGFSALWAFLYFIGFCYLTNQWSNADDPPGGYGVNNMQAAITFSFFAIFPWAAAAYLAFLRYKQGADQAFAPSYEADPTNMGGYNSYPDATDPDGGYSQPPFGGQPAQPQTGMQQAPPY, encoded by the exons ATGATGGAGGAGGGAGCGTACGGTGGAGGCAAGGCAGGGGCACCTTTCGACCCCCTGGCCTTCGTGCAGCGACCTCAGGTTATCTTGAGAGCAGTGACATGG tttttctcCATTATTGTCTTTGGATGCATTTCTTCGCAAGGGTGGACGAAAGATGCCAAAGGAAAGGAAACCTGCCTTTATAATGGGGACAGCAACGCCTGCAACTACGGTGTGGGCATCTCTGTCATCGCTTTCATGGCCTCTATTGGGTTCATTGTTGGAGAATATCTCTTTGAACAGATGTCCTCTGTCAAGACGAGGAAACGATATGTCATGGGTGATATGGGATTTTCAG CTTTGTGGGCCTTCTTGTACTTCATTGGATTTTGTTACCTGACCAACCAGTGGAGTAATGCAGATGATCCACCAGGGGGCTATGGTGTTAATAATATGCAAGCAGCTATTACCTTCAGTTTCTTTGCCATCTTTCCTTGG GCTGCTGCAGCATACTTGGCCTTCTTAAGGTACAAACAAGGAGCTGACCAAGCCTTCGCTCCAAGCTACGAAGCAGATCCTACAAACATGGGAGGCTACAACAGCTACCCAGATGCCACAGATCCTGACGGAGGTTATTCTCAGCCTCCGTTTGGTGGACAGCCAGCCCAGCCACAGACAG GTATGCAGCAGGCTCCTCCTTACTAG
- the LOC135197274 gene encoding synaptogyrin-like isoform X1, protein MMEEGAYGGGKAGAPFDPLAFVQRPQVILRAVTWFFSIIVFGCISSQGWTKDAKGKETCLYNGDSNACNYGVGISVIAFMASIGFIVGEYLFEQMSSVKTRKRYVMGDMGFSALWAFLYFIGFCYLTNQWSNADDPPGGYGVNNMQAAITFSFFAIFPWAAAAYLAFLRYKQGADQAFAPSYEADPTNMGGYNSYPDATDPDGGYSQPPFGGQPAQPQTGMENVADMGNMGYQSQA, encoded by the exons ATGATGGAGGAGGGAGCGTACGGTGGAGGCAAGGCAGGGGCACCTTTCGACCCCCTGGCCTTCGTGCAGCGACCTCAGGTTATCTTGAGAGCAGTGACATGG tttttctcCATTATTGTCTTTGGATGCATTTCTTCGCAAGGGTGGACGAAAGATGCCAAAGGAAAGGAAACCTGCCTTTATAATGGGGACAGCAACGCCTGCAACTACGGTGTGGGCATCTCTGTCATCGCTTTCATGGCCTCTATTGGGTTCATTGTTGGAGAATATCTCTTTGAACAGATGTCCTCTGTCAAGACGAGGAAACGATATGTCATGGGTGATATGGGATTTTCAG CTTTGTGGGCCTTCTTGTACTTCATTGGATTTTGTTACCTGACCAACCAGTGGAGTAATGCAGATGATCCACCAGGGGGCTATGGTGTTAATAATATGCAAGCAGCTATTACCTTCAGTTTCTTTGCCATCTTTCCTTGG GCTGCTGCAGCATACTTGGCCTTCTTAAGGTACAAACAAGGAGCTGACCAAGCCTTCGCTCCAAGCTACGAAGCAGATCCTACAAACATGGGAGGCTACAACAGCTACCCAGATGCCACAGATCCTGACGGAGGTTATTCTCAGCCTCCGTTTGGTGGACAGCCAGCCCAGCCACAGACAGGTATGGAAAACGTTGCTGACATGGGGAACATGGGGTATCAGTCGCAGGCATGA